A window of the Streptomyces finlayi genome harbors these coding sequences:
- a CDS encoding DUF6197 family protein: MKTLYLTPDQLDAQVSHLHDTAAWQDIITGWEHTAPEAPLPAKPGPAPRPEPGPESEPGRKPGPESKPEPESASASASASASASASAKGSATRALDRAPAPTRDSADWRDLLSVPVDQLIDESVRALATPPPRERRLPGRLGAVLPERLHSWRRIGQPDVRPSVHLGYARQILVEWGWQNTPYRLRDARGARCLCGALLTAHRLGYGSLDTMDRAGAWLITELRSQGWTGLIGPWNRHPGRTAADALSLLDATIRRASHAGH; this comes from the coding sequence ATGAAGACCCTGTACCTCACCCCCGATCAGCTCGACGCCCAGGTCTCCCACCTCCACGACACAGCAGCGTGGCAGGACATCATCACGGGCTGGGAACACACAGCACCCGAAGCGCCATTGCCCGCGAAGCCTGGACCGGCGCCCCGACCGGAACCAGGACCCGAGTCTGAGCCGGGCCGGAAGCCAGGGCCGGAATCCAAGCCGGAGCCCGAGTCGGCATCTGCATCTGCATCGGCGTCGGCGTCGGCGTCGGCGTCGGCCAAGGGCAGCGCGACACGCGCCCTGGACCGAGCCCCGGCCCCCACCAGGGACTCGGCCGACTGGCGGGATCTGCTGTCCGTACCCGTCGATCAGCTCATCGACGAGTCCGTGCGGGCGCTTGCCACGCCACCGCCCCGCGAACGCCGGCTTCCCGGGCGACTGGGCGCGGTCCTGCCCGAGCGCCTGCACAGCTGGCGGCGTATCGGTCAGCCCGATGTGCGCCCCTCCGTCCATCTCGGCTACGCCCGGCAGATCCTGGTCGAGTGGGGCTGGCAGAACACCCCGTACCGGTTGCGCGATGCCCGGGGCGCCCGGTGCCTCTGTGGCGCCCTGCTCACCGCTCACCGCCTCGGGTACGGATCCCTCGACACCATGGACCGGGCCGGGGCCTGGCTGATCACCGAGCTCCGTTCACAGGGCTGGACCGGTCTGATCGGCCCATGGAACCGGCACCCCGGCCGTACCGCCGCCGACGCCCTGTCTCTGCTCGATGCCACCATCCGACGGGCCTCACACGCAGGCCACTGA
- a CDS encoding FAD-dependent monooxygenase, with translation MDPVIVVGAGPVGLVLSLALAAQGVPSVVLDEGPGKDEQRSARTVVLREDTAALVERLGCATLRDEGLRWSGWRSMRRKQLVRELPLGEVPDTGPLLAPVHLPQHALTRGLRAAVAAQSLVRMAPLSRIDTLEQDPSGVTVHTRGPDSTWWRGSYLVGCDGARSTVRKLLDIRFPGRTAVERHAVAALRTELPWPGEAVLHRAAPWRTAGPEVTARPLPDGVWRLDWLLPPRGELVTPDALIIRVRDTLAGWCGETPAYELLDTGVYTLHHRLARRWRSERAFLAGDAAHLLGALGTQGLDEGVRDAENLAWKLAQSWHHGASELLLDSYQAERRAAVAARLRAADQSLPILRGGGGLRTLVPGSARGHDTLLTDGHLGCGPLGAPPSYTHSPLAPPRTEAHAPVGTPPGAPVVDVRVTAPDGTSVRLRERLGRGHLLVVLVAPGTGVWDRRHWLTAGVMPRLIDAVAALPVKGELLVAENYPGASAHTVLLVRPDGHLVAAFGGVLPAELFAAADAARGGGIETADGGGTGAARDEARHRSPRSERAAHVN, from the coding sequence GTGGACCCGGTGATCGTCGTCGGTGCCGGGCCCGTCGGTCTGGTGCTGTCGCTCGCCCTCGCCGCACAGGGCGTCCCCTCCGTCGTCCTCGACGAAGGCCCCGGGAAGGACGAGCAGCGGTCCGCACGCACCGTCGTCCTGCGCGAGGACACCGCCGCTCTGGTGGAGCGGCTCGGCTGTGCGACCCTGCGCGACGAGGGCCTCCGGTGGTCCGGATGGCGTTCGATGCGGCGCAAGCAGCTGGTACGCGAGCTGCCGCTCGGCGAGGTGCCGGATACCGGCCCGCTGCTTGCCCCCGTCCATCTGCCGCAGCACGCGCTGACCCGCGGGCTTCGTGCCGCGGTGGCCGCGCAGAGCCTGGTGCGGATGGCACCGCTGAGCCGCATCGACACCCTTGAACAGGACCCGTCCGGCGTCACCGTGCACACGAGGGGGCCAGATTCCACCTGGTGGCGGGGGAGTTATCTGGTCGGCTGCGACGGCGCCCGGTCCACCGTACGCAAGCTTCTGGACATCAGGTTTCCCGGCCGCACGGCGGTGGAACGTCACGCCGTCGCCGCGCTGCGAACCGAACTGCCGTGGCCGGGCGAAGCCGTACTGCACCGGGCAGCGCCGTGGCGCACCGCCGGCCCCGAGGTGACCGCCCGGCCCCTGCCCGACGGCGTCTGGCGGCTGGACTGGCTGCTTCCGCCACGCGGTGAGCTGGTCACTCCGGACGCGCTCATCATCCGGGTCAGGGACACACTGGCGGGCTGGTGCGGAGAGACTCCGGCGTACGAACTGCTGGACACGGGGGTGTACACGCTGCACCACCGGCTGGCCAGGCGCTGGCGGTCGGAGCGGGCGTTCCTGGCCGGTGACGCCGCCCATCTCCTGGGGGCACTCGGCACGCAGGGCCTGGACGAAGGTGTGCGGGACGCCGAGAACCTGGCCTGGAAGCTGGCGCAGAGCTGGCACCACGGTGCCTCCGAGCTGCTGCTCGACAGTTATCAGGCGGAGCGCAGGGCCGCCGTCGCCGCACGACTGCGTGCCGCCGACCAGTCACTGCCGATACTGCGCGGGGGCGGCGGACTGCGAACCCTCGTACCGGGCAGCGCACGTGGTCACGACACGTTGCTCACCGATGGCCATCTGGGGTGCGGACCGCTGGGTGCACCCCCTTCGTACACGCATTCGCCCCTTGCGCCTCCGCGCACCGAGGCGCACGCCCCGGTGGGTACGCCCCCCGGTGCGCCGGTCGTCGATGTACGGGTGACCGCGCCCGACGGTACGAGCGTCCGCCTGCGCGAGCGGCTGGGGCGGGGACATCTGCTGGTCGTCCTGGTCGCTCCGGGCACCGGAGTGTGGGACCGGAGGCACTGGCTCACCGCGGGCGTCATGCCGCGGCTCATCGACGCCGTCGCCGCGCTGCCGGTGAAGGGTGAGCTTCTGGTGGCGGAGAACTACCCCGGTGCGTCGGCGCACACCGTACTGCTGGTCCGCCCCGACGGACACCTCGTGGCGGCCTTCGGAGGAGTCCTTCCGGCGGAGCTCTTCGCTGCGGCCGACGCGGCTCGCGGAGGCGGCATCGAAACGGCCGACGGCGGTGGTACGGGTGCGGCGCGGGACGAAGCGCGGCACCGGTCTCCGCGCTCGGAGCGTGCCGCGCACGTCAATTGA
- the recX gene encoding recombination regulator RecX: MTRRTEWSDDIGPGTGAGREFAGSARSAHESEPESGPGGRAGSRTEPAAGNGRRRGRSSGGGFGEGGRGFGEGSGPGGAGRRSRTDSRSGGSSSSSRAEKGEPQDPVEQARNICLRLLTGTPRTRKQLADALRMREIPDEAAEEVLSRFEDVGLIDDGSFAEAWVESRHRSRGLARRALVRELRTKGVDSGLIDEAVGQLDPEQEEATARELVARKLRSTRGLDRDKRLRRLAGMLARKGYGEGMALRVVRQALAEEGEETEGLDESF; the protein is encoded by the coding sequence GTGACGCGTCGTACGGAGTGGTCGGACGACATCGGCCCCGGCACGGGCGCCGGTCGTGAATTCGCCGGGTCCGCCCGGTCCGCCCATGAATCCGAGCCGGAGTCCGGTCCCGGGGGCAGGGCCGGTTCCCGGACCGAGCCCGCTGCGGGGAACGGGCGCCGTCGGGGGAGGAGCTCGGGCGGGGGGTTCGGTGAAGGTGGCCGAGGGTTCGGCGAAGGTTCGGGGCCGGGCGGCGCCGGCCGTCGTTCCCGCACCGACAGCAGAAGCGGCGGTTCCTCCTCCTCGTCGAGGGCCGAGAAGGGGGAACCGCAGGACCCGGTGGAGCAGGCGCGCAACATCTGTCTGCGCCTGCTCACCGGGACGCCACGCACACGGAAGCAGCTCGCGGACGCCCTGCGTATGCGGGAGATTCCCGACGAGGCCGCCGAAGAGGTGCTGTCACGGTTCGAGGACGTCGGGCTGATCGACGACGGGTCGTTCGCGGAGGCGTGGGTGGAGTCCCGGCATCGCAGCCGGGGGCTGGCACGCCGGGCTCTCGTGCGTGAGCTGCGCACCAAGGGCGTGGACTCAGGGCTGATCGACGAGGCCGTCGGGCAACTGGACCCGGAGCAGGAGGAGGCGACGGCGCGGGAGCTGGTGGCGCGCAAACTCCGCTCCACCCGCGGCCTGGACCGGGACAAGCGCCTGCGCCGCCTTGCTGGGATGCTCGCGCGCAAGGGGTATGGGGAGGGGATGGCCCTGCGCGTAGTGAGGCAAGCCCTGGCGGAAGAGGGCGAGGAGACGGAGGGCCTGGACGAGTCCTTCTGA